One segment of Candidatus Nanopelagicales bacterium DNA contains the following:
- a CDS encoding F0F1 ATP synthase subunit gamma gives MGAQQRIFKQRIKDTQSTKKITRAMELIASSRIVKAQAAVQSTAPYARALYNALTLAASHAQVNHTLLTAEEKPKRAAILVITADRGLAGAYSSNAIKEAEALAENLRAKDIEPVFFVVGRKGVSFYKFRERPIADSWVGFSDNPKYANAKEAAGALLEAYLKPADEGGVDEVHGVYTEFVNRVTQVPRALQVLPLQVVEEVVDVSGSHISGGEEKGGSAAWPLYDFEPDATTTLDALLPRYIEHLLYVGMLQSAASEHAARQRAMKSATDNAEDLIRRYTRQANQARQAEITQEISEIVGGADALASTN, from the coding sequence ATGGGTGCGCAACAGCGAATCTTCAAACAGCGGATCAAGGACACACAGTCCACCAAGAAGATCACGCGGGCGATGGAGTTGATCGCCTCGTCTCGCATTGTCAAGGCGCAGGCGGCAGTGCAATCGACGGCGCCCTACGCGCGTGCGCTCTACAACGCTCTGACGTTGGCTGCCTCGCACGCGCAGGTCAACCACACGCTGCTTACAGCGGAGGAGAAGCCAAAGCGGGCCGCGATTCTTGTTATCACCGCCGACCGCGGTCTCGCCGGAGCGTATTCGTCGAACGCAATCAAGGAGGCCGAAGCACTGGCCGAGAACTTGCGGGCCAAGGATATCGAACCGGTCTTCTTCGTGGTCGGACGCAAAGGAGTCAGCTTCTACAAGTTCCGCGAGCGCCCCATTGCCGACTCATGGGTGGGCTTCTCGGACAACCCGAAATACGCGAACGCCAAGGAAGCAGCCGGTGCGCTGCTCGAGGCCTACCTCAAGCCAGCCGACGAGGGCGGCGTTGATGAGGTCCATGGCGTCTACACCGAGTTCGTCAACCGCGTGACCCAGGTTCCCCGGGCGTTGCAGGTGCTGCCGTTGCAGGTCGTCGAAGAAGTCGTCGACGTGAGTGGATCGCACATCAGCGGCGGCGAGGAGAAGGGTGGCTCGGCCGCTTGGCCGCTCTACGACTTCGAACCCGACGCCACCACGACCCTCGACGCGTTACTGCCGCGCTACATCGAGCACCTGCTCTACGTGGGAATGCTGCAGTCCGCCGCAAGCGAGCACGCCGCCCGCCAACGAGCGATGAAGTCCGCCACGGACAACGCTGAAGACCTGATTCGCCGCTACACCCGTCAAGCCAACCAGGCCCGCCAGGCCGAGATCACACAGGAAATCAGCGAGATCGTCGGCGGAGCCGACGCGCTGGCATCCACCAACTGA
- the atpD gene encoding F0F1 ATP synthase subunit beta: MTATTETTVGVGRVARVTGPVVDVEFPAEAMPEIFNALHTTVTFTSDDPEVEDVTRLLTLEVALHIGDNMVRAISMQPTDGLTRGGTVEDTGSPIMVPVGDVTKGHVWNTLGIPLDVPADSLDIETRWPIHRQPPAFDQLESKTEVFETGIKVIDLLTPYVKGGKIGLFGGAGVGKTVLIQEMIYRVSENFGGVSVFAGVGERTREGNDLFLEMTESGVISKTALVFGQMDEPPGTRLRVALSALTMAEYFRDVQKQDVLLFIDNVFRFTQAGSEVSTLLGRMPSAVGYQPTLADEMGQLQERITSTHGSSITSLQAIYVPADDLTDPAPATTFAHLDATTTLSRPITEKGIYPAVDPLDSTSRILDPQYIGEEHYQVATRVKQILQRYKDLENIIAILGIDELSEEDRVIVGRARRIERFLSQNMFVAEAFTGQPGSFVPVTETVAAFKALCDGEYDHLPEQAFFMCGGVEDLERNAKKLAESHE; the protein is encoded by the coding sequence ATGACCGCCACGACCGAGACCACCGTCGGCGTCGGCCGCGTTGCCCGAGTAACCGGCCCGGTTGTTGACGTCGAATTCCCGGCTGAAGCGATGCCCGAGATCTTCAACGCGCTGCACACCACCGTCACCTTCACCAGCGACGATCCCGAGGTTGAGGACGTCACGCGCCTGCTAACCCTGGAGGTCGCGCTGCACATTGGCGACAACATGGTTCGCGCCATCTCGATGCAACCGACCGACGGACTTACCCGTGGTGGCACGGTGGAGGACACCGGTTCGCCCATCATGGTGCCGGTTGGAGACGTGACCAAGGGTCACGTGTGGAACACCCTGGGCATCCCGCTCGATGTTCCCGCCGACTCCCTTGATATCGAGACCCGTTGGCCCATTCATCGCCAGCCTCCTGCCTTCGATCAACTCGAGTCCAAGACCGAGGTCTTCGAGACCGGCATCAAGGTCATTGACCTGTTGACCCCGTACGTGAAGGGCGGAAAGATCGGCCTGTTCGGCGGTGCAGGTGTCGGTAAGACCGTCTTGATCCAGGAAATGATCTACCGGGTCTCGGAGAACTTCGGTGGCGTTTCGGTGTTCGCTGGTGTGGGGGAGCGCACCCGTGAGGGCAACGACCTCTTCCTGGAAATGACCGAGTCAGGCGTCATCAGCAAGACCGCGCTGGTGTTCGGACAGATGGATGAGCCACCGGGCACGCGCCTTCGCGTCGCTTTGTCGGCGCTGACCATGGCTGAGTACTTCCGCGACGTCCAGAAGCAGGACGTGCTGTTGTTCATCGACAACGTGTTCCGGTTCACCCAGGCCGGTTCAGAGGTTTCTACCCTGCTCGGGCGGATGCCATCGGCAGTCGGTTACCAGCCGACCCTGGCCGACGAGATGGGTCAGCTGCAGGAACGGATTACCTCCACCCACGGCAGCTCCATCACCTCGTTGCAGGCGATCTACGTCCCTGCGGATGACTTGACCGACCCCGCCCCGGCAACCACGTTCGCGCACCTCGACGCCACGACGACGCTGAGCCGCCCGATTACGGAGAAAGGCATCTACCCGGCCGTTGATCCGCTCGACTCCACCTCGCGAATCCTGGATCCGCAGTACATCGGCGAGGAGCATTACCAGGTCGCGACTCGCGTCAAGCAGATCCTGCAGCGCTACAAGGACCTCGAGAACATCATCGCCATTCTCGGTATCGATGAGCTATCCGAGGAAGACCGCGTGATCGTCGGTCGCGCACGGCGCATCGAGCGCTTCCTGTCGCAGAACATGTTCGTTGCCGAGGCATTCACCGGGCAGCCCGGATCGTTCGTTCCCGTCACCGAGACGGTGGCCGCATTCAAGGCCTTGTGTGACGGCGAGTACGACCACCTGCCTGAGCAGGCGTTCTTCATGTGCGGCGGCGTCGAGGACCTTGAGCGCAACGCCAAGAAGCTGGCCGAGAGTCATGAGTGA
- a CDS encoding F0F1 ATP synthase subunit epsilon: protein MSDPLEVHIVATDREVWQGEAKLVSFETYEGTIGIMPGHSPLMCMLRDGEVLIRPEDGQDLKAAVHTGFAVVDSGQVVILAETAELASEIDVDRAEALLARAEASEESPDKIAAVSRAETRLKVVGKIG from the coding sequence ATGAGTGATCCACTCGAGGTCCACATAGTCGCTACTGACCGCGAGGTCTGGCAGGGCGAGGCCAAGCTCGTGTCGTTCGAGACCTACGAGGGAACGATCGGCATCATGCCGGGACACTCGCCGTTGATGTGCATGTTGCGGGACGGCGAGGTGCTCATTCGTCCGGAGGACGGCCAGGATCTGAAGGCTGCCGTCCATACCGGGTTCGCGGTGGTGGACTCCGGTCAGGTCGTTATCTTGGCCGAAACCGCCGAGTTGGCTTCGGAAATCGACGTCGACCGCGCTGAGGCGCTGCTTGCTCGAGCCGAGGCCAGCGAAGAGAGCCCCGACAAGATCGCGGCCGTGTCGCGCGCAGAAACAAGGTTGAAGGTCGTCGGCAAGATCGGTTGA
- a CDS encoding cob(I)yrinic acid a,c-diamide adenosyltransferase: MVNLTRIYTRTGDDGSTALGDFSRTTKNDPRLVAYADVDEANSALGVAVVSGGLDEDVVRLLTRIQHDLFDVGADLCTPVVPDPQHPPLRVLAEYIDRLEQACDRYNEDLESLRSFVIPGGTVGSALLHVARTVTRRAERAAWAAIDAYPDSTNVLTAKYLNRLSDLLFILGRYANRDVGDVLWVPGANRDQ; encoded by the coding sequence ATGGTCAACCTCACGCGTATCTACACACGCACTGGCGACGACGGCAGTACCGCGCTCGGGGATTTCTCCCGTACAACAAAGAACGACCCCCGATTGGTCGCCTACGCCGACGTCGATGAAGCCAATTCCGCGTTGGGCGTGGCGGTGGTCTCCGGCGGCCTTGACGAGGACGTTGTGCGGCTATTGACCCGAATTCAGCATGACCTTTTCGATGTTGGGGCCGATCTCTGCACGCCGGTGGTGCCCGATCCGCAACACCCGCCGTTGCGCGTGCTGGCGGAGTACATTGACCGCCTCGAACAGGCCTGCGACCGGTACAACGAAGACCTTGAGTCGTTGCGCAGCTTCGTCATCCCAGGCGGGACCGTTGGATCCGCGCTCCTACACGTCGCGCGCACCGTCACCCGGCGAGCAGAGCGGGCAGCCTGGGCGGCGATCGACGCTTACCCTGACTCAACCAATGTCCTGACGGCCAAGTACTTGAACCGGCTTTCGGACCTGCTGTTCATTCTGGGCCGCTACGCCAACCGGGACGTTGGCGACGTGCTGTGGGTGCCGGGCGCCAACCGCGACCAGTAA
- the murA gene encoding UDP-N-acetylglucosamine 1-carboxyvinyltransferase → MSVSSPVVEAFEVTGGARLSGQVRVDGAKNSVLKLMAATLLATGTSTITEVPNILDVSVMAELLRRLGCEVTHDQQAASLTITVPEHLHHQADYDLVRRMRASICVLGPLIARCGRAEVAVPGGDAIGSRGLDLHINGLNRLGVDIRSEHGYLIAATDDRMQGASIWLDFPSVGATENLLTAAVLAKGSTLIDNAPREPEIQDLCRMLVSMGAVIDGIGSATLEVTGVDELHPTAHATVPDRIVAGTWAVAAAITGGEVQIRNARAGDLEIALDKLVTAGAHVELTSDGFTVSMADRPKSVDVVTLPYPGFPTDLQPQFIALNAVADGAAMVTENLFEARFRFVQELRRLGADVRTDGHHALVRGRERLSGAPVEATDVRAGAGLVLAGLVAEGTTTVYDIHHIERGYANFVENLTALGGNIRRVDAQ, encoded by the coding sequence ATCAGCGTATCCTCGCCCGTTGTGGAGGCATTCGAGGTCACCGGTGGAGCACGCCTGAGCGGCCAGGTCCGAGTAGACGGCGCAAAGAACAGCGTTCTCAAGTTGATGGCGGCGACCTTGCTCGCGACGGGTACTAGCACCATCACTGAGGTCCCGAACATTCTTGACGTGTCGGTGATGGCCGAACTACTGCGTCGGCTCGGTTGCGAGGTCACCCACGACCAGCAGGCAGCCTCGCTGACCATCACCGTTCCAGAACATCTGCATCATCAAGCCGACTACGACCTGGTCCGCCGGATGCGGGCATCCATTTGCGTGCTCGGCCCCCTCATCGCCAGGTGTGGGCGTGCCGAAGTGGCGGTGCCGGGCGGTGACGCGATCGGCAGTCGTGGACTCGACCTCCATATCAACGGCCTCAATCGGCTCGGTGTCGACATTCGCAGTGAGCACGGATACCTCATCGCCGCGACCGACGACCGGATGCAGGGTGCGTCGATCTGGCTCGACTTCCCGAGCGTGGGGGCAACCGAGAATCTACTGACCGCAGCGGTGCTCGCCAAGGGGTCCACTCTGATCGACAACGCGCCTCGCGAACCGGAGATCCAAGACCTCTGCCGGATGCTTGTCTCAATGGGTGCGGTCATCGATGGGATCGGCTCGGCGACCCTTGAGGTCACGGGCGTTGACGAGCTTCACCCCACCGCGCACGCGACGGTTCCCGATCGCATTGTTGCTGGCACCTGGGCAGTCGCGGCGGCGATCACCGGCGGCGAGGTACAGATTCGCAACGCCCGCGCCGGTGACCTGGAGATTGCGTTGGACAAGCTGGTGACAGCTGGCGCGCACGTGGAGTTGACCTCCGACGGCTTCACCGTGTCGATGGCGGACAGGCCCAAGTCGGTGGATGTGGTGACGCTGCCCTACCCGGGATTCCCGACCGACCTGCAACCGCAGTTCATCGCCCTGAACGCAGTCGCCGACGGTGCCGCAATGGTGACCGAGAACCTGTTCGAGGCACGGTTCCGGTTTGTGCAGGAATTGCGCAGGCTCGGTGCCGACGTGCGCACCGACGGCCACCACGCGTTGGTTCGCGGTCGGGAGCGCTTGTCGGGGGCGCCAGTCGAGGCGACAGACGTTCGCGCCGGTGCGGGTTTGGTCCTGGCTGGGCTGGTCGCTGAGGGGACCACCACCGTCTACGACATTCACCATATCGAGCGGGGCTACGCGAACTTCGTCGAGAACCTCACGGCCTTGGGCGGCAACATTCGACGGGTTGATGCTCAGTAA
- a CDS encoding 3-hydroxyacyl-CoA dehydrogenase family protein, protein MSERIAVIGAGLMGSGIAQVSAVAGYDVTMRDVTDEALARGLAGIEKSLARFADKGQLSAGDVDAALARITTTTDLDAAAEADIVVEAVFEKLDIKKELFTELDRICKPDAVLATNTSAIPVTAIAAVTNRPESVVGTHFFSPVPMMRLCELVRGYKTSDETLERARLFAEGVGKTVVVVNRDIAGFVTTRLITVLAMEAMRLVESGVISAEDLDVACRLGFGHAMGPLQTADMTGLDIIMNASNNVYNETQDEAWAPPELLRRMVIAGDLGRKTGQGFYDYSS, encoded by the coding sequence ATGTCTGAACGCATCGCCGTCATCGGCGCGGGCCTCATGGGCTCCGGAATTGCCCAGGTTTCAGCAGTGGCTGGCTACGACGTCACCATGCGTGATGTCACCGACGAGGCGCTGGCCCGCGGACTCGCTGGTATCGAAAAGTCGCTGGCGCGATTCGCCGACAAGGGCCAGTTGTCCGCCGGTGACGTAGATGCCGCGCTAGCTCGTATCACGACTACGACCGACCTCGATGCTGCCGCCGAGGCAGACATCGTTGTCGAGGCAGTCTTCGAGAAGTTGGACATCAAGAAAGAACTGTTCACCGAGCTGGACAGGATCTGCAAGCCCGACGCCGTCTTGGCGACCAACACCTCGGCCATTCCCGTTACCGCCATCGCGGCGGTGACCAATCGACCGGAGTCCGTTGTCGGCACGCACTTCTTCTCACCCGTGCCCATGATGCGTTTGTGTGAGTTGGTTCGTGGTTACAAGACCTCCGACGAGACCCTTGAGCGCGCACGCCTGTTTGCCGAAGGCGTGGGCAAGACGGTCGTGGTCGTCAACCGAGACATCGCTGGCTTCGTGACTACCCGGCTGATCACCGTGCTTGCGATGGAGGCCATGCGGCTGGTCGAGTCCGGGGTCATTTCTGCCGAAGACCTCGACGTTGCGTGCCGGCTCGGCTTTGGTCACGCCATGGGCCCACTGCAGACGGCCGACATGACCGGACTGGACATCATCATGAATGCCTCCAACAACGTCTACAACGAGACCCAGGACGAAGCCTGGGCGCCGCCGGAGTTGCTACGGCGGATGGTTATCGCCGGTGATCTGGGTCGCAAGACCGGTCAAGGGTTCTACGACTACAGCTCTTGA